The following are encoded together in the Anoplopoma fimbria isolate UVic2021 breed Golden Eagle Sablefish chromosome 13, Afim_UVic_2022, whole genome shotgun sequence genome:
- the p2rx4b gene encoding P2X purinoceptor 4b, translating into MSKTPGGFQSCLHYMFDYETPKTLVIPNLGIGCVFRFTQLLVLLYVVGYVCVVQKAYQETDSVTSSVTTKVKGFAFTNTSDMDPRFWDVADYVIPSQGDNSFFVLTNMVLTPLQSQSRCPELPNPSSTCADDCDCIEGYTDPRGNGIRTGLCENYSTSVQTCEVVSWCPLEIDTKLPEQALLAAAENFTVLIKNSITYPKFNFHRRNILSHINSSYLKRCEFNRATDPDCPIFRLKHIVSEAGEEFQDMAVKGGILGIIIDWSCDLDWWAGKCYPKYSFRRLDSKHPVNNVAPGYNFRFAKYYKTQDGEETRTLIKAYGIRFDVIVFGIAGKFGIVPTIVNLGAALSFLSLVPMVSDWFMLTCMRKRDLYSKCKVTYLNEDAVAESVSMGTSYGTQ; encoded by the exons ATGAGCAAGACTCCAGGCGGCTTCCAGAGCTGTCTGCATTACATGTTTGATTATGAAACACCAAAAACACTGGTTATTCCAAACCTAGGGATAGGATGTGTCTTCAGGTTCACCCAGCTTCTGGTGCTGCTGTATGTGGTGGG gtatgtgtgtgtggtgcagaAGGCCTACCAGGAGACGGACTCCGTCACCAGCAGCGTCACCACCAAAGTGAAAGGTTTTGCCTTCACCAACACGTCTGACATGGACCCCCGGTTTTGGGATGTGGCTGATTATGTTATCCCGTCTCAG GGCGATAATTCATTCTTTGTTTTAACCAATATGGTTCTTACCCCCCTTCAGAGTCAGTCACGTTGTCCTGAG CTTCCAAACCCATCATCTACTTGTGCAGATGACTGTGACTGTATCGAGGGATACACTGATCCTCGAGGCAACG GCATACGGACGGGGCTGTGTGAGAACTATTCAACGAGCGTCCAGACCTGTGAAGTCGTCTCATGGTGCCCTCTTGAAATAGACACTAAACTGCCCGA ACAAGCACTGCTGGCTGCAGCAGAGAACTTCACTGTGTTGATTAAAAACAGCATAACATACCCAAAGTTTAACTTTCACAG AAGAAACATACTGTCACATATTAACTCCTCGTACCTTAAGAGGTGTGAATTCAATCGTGCAACGGACCCTGACTGCCCCATATTCCGCCTCAAACACATTGTTTCAGAGGCTGGAGAGGAATTTCAAGACATGGCTGTGAAG GGTGGTATCCTCGGTATTATTATTGACTGGAGCTGTGACCTGGACTGGTGGGCGGGGAAATGTTACCCCAAGTACAGCTTCCGCAGGCTGGACAGCAAACATCCTGTCAACAATGTGGCTCCTGGATACAACTTCAG GTTTGCAAAATACTACAAGACCCAagatggagaggaaacaagaacCTTAATCAAAGCATACGGGATCCGGTTTGACGTCATTGTATTTGGAATC GCGGGTAAATTTGGAATTGTACCAACCATAGTGAACTTGGGTGCAGCATTATCATTCCTCAGTTTG GTTCCCATGGTGTCTGACTGGTTTATGTTGACATGCATGAGAAAAAGGGATCTTTACAGCAAATGTAAAGTCACATATCTGAATGAGGACGCTGTCGCTGAATCA gTGTCGATGGGAACCAGCTACGGAACCCAGtag